A region of Campylobacter sp. MG1 DNA encodes the following proteins:
- a CDS encoding Panacea domain-containing protein, whose amino-acid sequence MTALQYAKNVLNFCNYRGIYISNLQLQKILYFLQMQSYKDTNRSLFSDDFLAYPYGPIIYDVYIQYSIYGARNIFENFESYDNSLSKKQELLVYKCATMPSYQLVNISHKSGGAWDKTYRNRNGIGSVIRKELIKEEAPYTIR is encoded by the coding sequence ATGACTGCCTTGCAATATGCAAAAAATGTTTTAAACTTTTGTAATTATCGTGGAATTTATATTAGTAATTTACAGTTACAAAAAATTTTATATTTTTTACAAATGCAAAGTTATAAAGATACAAATAGAAGTTTATTTAGTGATGATTTTTTAGCATATCCTTATGGTCCTATTATATATGATGTATATATACAATATTCTATTTATGGTGCAAGAAATATTTTTGAAAACTTTGAAAGTTATGACAATAGTTTGAGTAAAAAACAAGAATTATTGGTTTATAAATGTGCTACAATGCCATCATATCAATTAGTTAATATTAGTCATAAAAGTGGCGGTGCTTGGGATAAAACTTATAGGAATAGAAATGGTATAGGATCCGTTATAAGAAAAGAATTAATTAAAGAAGAGGCACCATATACAATAAGGTAG
- a CDS encoding L-rhamnose mutarotase, translating to MQRFGQIIKVIPEKLAEYERLHANPMEGVNEMIKACNIRNYSIYNFGEYLFAYFEYTGTDFDADMAKMAADENTRKWWACTDPCQISLGYAGQKWLNMKEVYHLD from the coding sequence ATGCAAAGATTTGGGCAAATTATAAAAGTTATTCCAGAAAAATTAGCTGAATACGAAAGACTTCACGCAAACCCTATGGAAGGTGTAAATGAGATGATAAAGGCTTGCAATATTCGTAATTATTCTATTTATAATTTTGGTGAGTATTTATTCGCTTATTTTGAATATACAGGAACTGATTTTGATGCTGATATGGCAAAAATGGCAGCCGATGAGAATACTCGTAAGTGGTGGGCTTGCACAGACCCTTGCCAAATATCGCTTGGCTATGCAGGTCAAAAATGGCTTAATATGAAAGAAGTTTATCATTTAGATTAA
- a CDS encoding S26 family signal peptidase gives MKKMPFKIKNKRKFILISFVSSVITLALFYGLIALNSVLDYQITLVTSKSIDNTFIITKEFNLKANKESLLNKIIVFDKANSPYGTSFKSKQLIKYVKCLENDILKVTSDKKYYCNDEFLGVAKDYDSEGKKLDNFVFNGAIPKNKIFVFGTHEKSYDSRYFGFIDINEIKRIQI, from the coding sequence ATGAAAAAAATGCCATTTAAGATAAAGAATAAAAGAAAATTTATTCTAATATCATTTGTATCATCTGTTATTACACTTGCTCTATTTTATGGACTAATTGCTTTAAATTCAGTGTTAGATTATCAAATTACTTTAGTTACATCTAAAAGTATTGATAATACTTTTATTATCACAAAAGAATTTAATTTAAAAGCAAACAAAGAAAGTCTATTAAATAAAATTATAGTATTTGATAAAGCTAATAGTCCTTACGGAACAAGTTTTAAAAGCAAACAATTAATTAAATATGTTAAGTGCCTTGAAAACGATATTTTAAAAGTAACTAGTGATAAAAAATACTACTGCAATGATGAGTTTTTAGGTGTAGCAAAAGACTATGATAGCGAGGGTAAAAAGCTTGATAACTTTGTTTTTAATGGTGCTATTCCTAAAAACAAAATCTTCGTATTCGGAACACACGAAAAAAGTTACGATAGTAGATACTTTGGTTTTATAGATATTAATGAAATAAAAAGGATACAAATATGA
- a CDS encoding Abi family protein, translating into MKKHYDKSHKTWQQQIELLKSKNLVILDENYALEKLRNLNYYRLSAYFLPFYNENKEFVKNTNFTNIIDLYNFDIELKYLVYNALQTIELYFRTQIAYYHSLKFGATGYLDELNFTQNPKKPKTHKSLINTMFKEINRSNESFIKHFKDNYYEIPLWAVVEVMSFRTLSNFYALLKTNEQKQICDIFSIDKSVLVNWLHVATLVRNICAHHSRLWNKTLAVILKIPNKNIFFKDIKLNNQKIFSFLSVMVYLLNKIDSKNNFKNELKILLKKYPKVDLFSMGFYEEWQYTNLWK; encoded by the coding sequence ATGAAAAAACATTACGATAAATCTCACAAAACTTGGCAACAACAAATAGAATTACTAAAATCTAAAAATTTGGTTATATTAGATGAAAACTATGCGTTAGAAAAATTACGTAATTTAAATTATTATAGATTAAGTGCATACTTTTTACCTTTTTATAATGAAAATAAGGAATTTGTTAAAAATACTAATTTTACCAATATTATTGATTTGTATAATTTTGATATTGAATTAAAGTATTTAGTCTATAATGCTTTACAAACTATTGAGTTATATTTTAGAACACAAATTGCTTATTATCATTCTTTGAAGTTTGGTGCTACTGGGTATTTAGATGAGTTAAATTTCACACAAAATCCCAAAAAACCAAAAACTCACAAAAGTCTTATAAATACAATGTTTAAAGAGATTAATCGTTCTAATGAAAGTTTTATAAAACATTTTAAAGATAATTATTATGAAATACCTTTATGGGCTGTAGTTGAGGTAATGTCATTTAGAACTTTATCCAATTTTTACGCACTTTTAAAAACCAATGAACAAAAGCAAATATGTGATATTTTTAGTATAGATAAGTCTGTTTTGGTAAATTGGTTGCATGTAGCAACCCTTGTTAGAAATATCTGTGCTCATCACTCAAGATTGTGGAACAAAACTCTAGCTGTAATTTTAAAGATACCTAATAAAAATATATTTTTTAAAGATATAAAGTTAAATAATCAAAAAATTTTTTCATTCCTAAGCGTTATGGTCTATTTATTAAATAAAATAGATAGTAAAAATAATTTCAAAAATGAATTAAAAATATTGCTAAAAAAATATCCAAAAGTTGATTTGTTTTCTATGGGTTTTTACGAAGAATGGCAATATACAAATCTTTGGAAATAA
- a CDS encoding conjugal transfer protein TraH: MKVRKKIIVLAVLSSLICVSNLEASMSFSLMPLNSHNMPYARDGSVGLGGFLAKFQRDSFNVFNISAPSVKAGCNGIDIGLGGISFISFDELKEKLTAIMQNAVGYAFKLALSTLCKECDNILSALEEISDMINSLNFDSCSIAEKGVNAIVTKATGHAVADGKIQGFNQARDSNNKSSFVNNYVTKFRDSVKGFSEFFNENGKGDTTTKNIILGAGSAIEYAVKKGVKDESKRLATQKLISVLLGQDICGRVSINNNEEFHVDIMPTTHFIEKTINGSTTKQGLKPNELVKEVFNTLFAENFANNNSIKVNASYYKATDDKSYNRVDYTETFSDYKKIIDDARNSIYGVLGSMSGDNDYKLTSDGVSIINNFDSSLPKLLNHIVFEYDGMQPTGAKPLTNCKTSKKAECYYSNVEVAFIIKEFGINVFKTMTLNSLSKLKEYTGEILRNDVISNTQFKEKVGNVFVPLIEQRMGEIINLTNQALEEIKKEKETKLKELKDAQKNQSSRPIPSGNKRS, from the coding sequence ATGAAAGTAAGAAAAAAGATTATAGTTTTAGCTGTATTATCAAGCTTAATATGCGTAAGTAATTTAGAGGCTAGTATGTCGTTTTCATTAATGCCTTTAAATAGCCATAATATGCCTTACGCAAGAGATGGTTCTGTAGGTTTAGGTGGTTTCTTAGCTAAATTTCAACGAGATAGTTTTAATGTTTTTAATATTAGTGCTCCAAGTGTTAAAGCTGGTTGCAATGGTATTGATATTGGGCTTGGTGGAATATCTTTTATATCATTTGATGAACTAAAAGAAAAATTAACTGCTATTATGCAAAACGCTGTAGGCTATGCTTTTAAATTAGCTTTATCAACTTTATGTAAAGAATGTGATAATATCTTATCTGCATTAGAAGAAATAAGCGATATGATTAACTCACTTAATTTTGATAGTTGTTCTATAGCTGAAAAAGGTGTAAATGCTATTGTAACTAAGGCTACTGGACATGCTGTAGCTGATGGAAAAATACAAGGTTTTAATCAAGCAAGAGATAGTAATAATAAAAGTAGTTTTGTAAATAATTATGTAACCAAATTCCGTGATAGTGTAAAAGGATTTAGTGAGTTTTTTAATGAAAACGGAAAAGGAGATACTACTACTAAAAATATTATCTTAGGTGCTGGAAGTGCTATAGAATATGCTGTTAAAAAAGGCGTAAAAGATGAAAGTAAAAGATTAGCAACTCAAAAATTAATATCAGTACTGTTAGGACAAGATATATGTGGTAGGGTAAGCATTAATAATAATGAGGAATTTCATGTAGATATTATGCCTACAACTCATTTTATTGAAAAAACTATAAATGGCTCTACAACTAAGCAAGGTTTAAAGCCAAATGAATTAGTTAAAGAAGTCTTTAATACACTATTTGCTGAAAACTTTGCAAATAATAATTCAATTAAAGTAAATGCCTCTTATTATAAAGCTACCGATGATAAAAGTTATAATAGAGTTGATTATACCGAAACATTTAGTGATTATAAAAAAATTATAGATGATGCTAGAAACTCTATTTATGGCGTTTTAGGTTCAATGAGTGGGGATAATGATTATAAATTAACTAGTGATGGAGTTAGTATAATAAATAACTTTGATAGTTCATTACCTAAGCTTTTAAATCATATAGTATTTGAATATGATGGAATGCAACCAACTGGAGCTAAGCCTTTAACAAATTGTAAAACTTCTAAAAAAGCTGAATGTTATTATTCTAATGTTGAGGTAGCTTTTATTATAAAAGAATTTGGTATTAATGTATTTAAAACAATGACTTTAAATAGTTTATCTAAATTAAAAGAATACACTGGTGAAATCTTAAGAAATGATGTTATTTCTAATACTCAGTTTAAAGAGAAAGTAGGAAATGTTTTTGTTCCACTAATAGAGCAAAGAATGGGCGAAATTATAAACTTAACTAATCAAGCTTTAGAAGAAATCAAAAAAGAAAAAGAGACTAAGTTAAAAGAATTAAAAGATGCACAAAAAAATCAAAGCTCAAGACCTATACCTAGTGGCAATAAAAGGAGTTAA
- the fucP gene encoding L-fucose:H+ symporter permease, with amino-acid sequence MNKNVKIAIILVTSLFFLWGVSYGLVDVMNKNFQNHLGITQQNSGYLQMAYFGAYFVMALPAGWIASRFSYKVGIITGLALYAIGCLLIIPATNMASFSMFLFAFFILACGLGALETNANPYMTKLGDEKNASFRINAAQSFNGFGQFVGPIIGGSLFLSITHSGENATDTEKEQALLENMFNVQMVYVGIALVVFLILLAFVFNKIPEGSEVSEEVEYKDNSKSIDVFKHRHFNLGVLAQFLYVAAQVGAGAFFINYAVEHTASLGEKALSDEKSAYFFSAALVAFMIGRIVTTPLMKKFKGESILGLYSLINVALCFYLYIADGMISVYALILVFFFMSISFPTIFAVATKDLPLNQVKLGGSILVMSICGGAIMPTIMGSINDSYGTGAGFLALAPCFLYVALYSFLWTKKS; translated from the coding sequence ATGAATAAAAATGTAAAAATTGCAATTATTTTAGTAACTTCATTATTTTTCTTATGGGGTGTTAGCTATGGACTTGTTGATGTTATGAATAAAAATTTTCAAAATCATCTAGGCATTACTCAACAAAATAGTGGCTACTTGCAAATGGCTTATTTTGGGGCGTATTTTGTGATGGCACTTCCTGCTGGCTGGATTGCTTCAAGATTTTCTTATAAGGTTGGGATTATTACAGGACTAGCACTTTATGCGATTGGTTGCTTACTAATAATTCCTGCAACTAATATGGCTAGTTTTTCTATGTTTTTATTTGCATTTTTCATTCTTGCGTGTGGGCTTGGAGCACTTGAGACTAATGCAAATCCTTATATGACAAAGCTAGGAGATGAGAAAAACGCTTCATTTAGAATTAATGCAGCTCAAAGCTTTAATGGTTTTGGACAATTTGTTGGACCTATTATTGGTGGAAGTTTATTCTTATCAATCACTCATAGTGGCGAAAATGCAACTGATACAGAAAAAGAACAAGCATTACTTGAAAATATGTTTAATGTGCAAATGGTTTATGTAGGAATTGCTTTAGTAGTGTTTTTAATCTTACTTGCATTTGTGTTTAATAAAATTCCAGAAGGTAGCGAAGTAAGTGAAGAAGTAGAGTATAAAGACAACTCAAAATCAATCGATGTATTTAAACATAGACATTTTAACTTAGGCGTATTAGCTCAATTTTTATATGTTGCAGCTCAAGTTGGAGCAGGAGCGTTTTTTATAAATTACGCAGTAGAACATACAGCAAGTTTAGGAGAAAAAGCTTTAAGCGATGAAAAATCAGCATATTTTTTCTCAGCTGCACTTGTTGCGTTTATGATAGGAAGAATTGTTACAACTCCACTTATGAAAAAATTTAAAGGTGAGAGTATTTTGGGACTTTATTCATTAATAAATGTTGCATTGTGCTTTTATTTATATATTGCTGATGGAATGATTAGTGTTTATGCTTTAATTTTGGTATTTTTCTTTATGAGTATTAGTTTTCCTACTATTTTTGCCGTTGCTACAAAGGATTTGCCATTAAATCAAGTAAAACTTGGTGGCTCAATCTTAGTAATGAGTATTTGCGGTGGTGCAATAATGCCTACAATTATGGGTTCAATAAATGATAGCTATGGCACAGGTGCGGGATTTTTAGCTTTAGCTCCTTGCTTTTTATATGTAGCATTATATAGCTTTTTATGGACTAAAAAGTCATGA
- a CDS encoding amidohydrolase family protein — MKIIDTHFHIWDKNDISWVQNAPTRLQRDFSFDEYLDEFSKSDFLGGVYVEINANNPSQESAKMLSFKHKKLLALCLATIGGASFREVLHTKPSGYCLGSEFKKTINLVNANDLLFEVCINEDELSNFSKIAKEFKSGIIFNHFANIKDFSGEDSLRQIAKKENVYMKLSCQDDFILGKDYSKLLDMAFNIFGESRICFGSNYPVSELKPNEWIRIIENHFKSDDLKEKIFYLNAKEIYKIKEI; from the coding sequence ATGAAAATAATTGATACGCATTTTCATATATGGGATAAAAATGATATTAGTTGGGTGCAAAACGCCCCAACTAGATTGCAAAGAGATTTTTCTTTTGATGAATATTTAGATGAGTTTAGCAAAAGTGATTTTTTAGGTGGAGTTTATGTAGAAATAAATGCAAATAATCCTAGCCAAGAGAGTGCAAAAATGCTTAGCTTTAAACATAAAAAATTACTTGCTTTATGCCTTGCTACGATAGGTGGTGCTAGTTTTAGAGAAGTTTTACATACAAAGCCAAGTGGATATTGCTTAGGCAGTGAGTTTAAAAAGACTATTAATCTAGTAAATGCAAATGATTTATTATTTGAAGTTTGTATAAACGAAGATGAGCTAAGTAATTTTAGCAAAATTGCAAAGGAATTTAAATCAGGAATTATCTTTAATCATTTTGCAAATATTAAGGATTTTAGCGGCGAAGATAGTTTAAGGCAAATTGCTAAAAAAGAAAATGTTTATATGAAATTATCTTGTCAAGATGATTTTATTTTAGGTAAAGATTATTCAAAATTACTTGATATGGCATTTAATATTTTTGGAGAAAGTAGAATTTGTTTTGGCTCAAACTATCCTGTAAGTGAGTTAAAACCAAATGAATGGATTAGAATAATTGAAAATCATTTTAAAAGTGATGATTTAAAAGAAAAGATTTTTTATTTAAATGCAAAAGAAATTTATAAAATAAAGGAGATTTAA
- a CDS encoding conjugal transfer protein TraG N-terminal domain-containing protein — translation MIAKYLILLCAFSNLLFAENTIYVYGYAETMANLLRSISLLYTSSGYRQYLLGSAFVIALLVVMFKTANNPKANPIVALAKLMVFYIITLVAFFYAGNSNAYTYEVKNITKDNIVVHNVSGVPFGLGKVLELTTTFERGLTDAMETALQPVDENVYRYSMAGFLYPLKAKIVTDNLNLFTEQEFMYNMTNYLNTCLFDYNSYLSRDDLISDIFNGGKEENLSKVFESIKTAGLSQGYLTEYKRDNIRYWATCKMLYDYINGDFNTLTSKAKADKNINTSLKLAFAGSFSNINETKTRAYYDEFINKWSNGITNANNVYKNSVLMNALDKTYNARAKLYGLNDAGIFSLSTSQLQAKQQFLINHQMSLDYLPELKATIHIIIVALSPLLLVFAFLFMSRIYIMTFITLHLWIVLWSPIITIINFIIIDKFEKVLHILHQQHISPFSLDGSAIINGKILDYMNWDGTLFFIVPLLALAIATGSAYAFTSIATSLGQHFNTSAMAGARAFTQMATASSQSIRDGDRTYTKDGTGLSMTTTDIIKGQKVDYTYKYGNSDTMQEVLVQGSNFSFKTNSDGMMTNGKFDNIALNKNIQNAINSGTQKQSGYSAEVGKSGSVTQQGSSGESVGYQNNDIHNETNNKEKSLTDSNNKSIDNSNTKSNSVTNSHQNQQKTDNTQGIKLSAGGTIMGNGGTYNIQAMNTSSMSDTIDISEQTNDSRTVKHGANVTKSDTEKQSEQDTKATNKTDAKIANISTSYTDNISYGDKLSSSDINTYSKTQSQSDSISQNTVAYAMNEQLMRDGGANMSVEQRIQYLSETMANIGNQSAMSDNQAELSNAFDNKIDEVKDKTTMVNTRTVQKEVDKAKKKVEEYKQDISNTNIKNIELKNIDKNIAKIPLVQNEHRQEKPIEETKETKKEQEYIERRVVDEFGQEHIFYHQKEKK, via the coding sequence ATGATTGCTAAATATTTAATATTGTTATGTGCTTTCAGTAATTTATTATTCGCTGAAAATACAATTTATGTTTATGGCTACGCTGAGACTATGGCTAACCTTTTAAGAAGTATAAGTTTATTATATACTTCTTCAGGCTATAGACAATACCTTTTAGGTTCAGCGTTTGTTATTGCTCTTTTAGTAGTTATGTTTAAAACTGCTAATAATCCAAAAGCAAATCCTATTGTAGCACTTGCAAAGTTAATGGTATTTTACATTATTACTTTAGTTGCTTTTTTCTATGCTGGAAATAGTAATGCATATACTTATGAAGTAAAAAATATTACAAAAGATAATATAGTAGTTCATAATGTTTCGGGTGTTCCATTCGGCTTAGGTAAAGTTTTGGAATTAACTACAACTTTTGAAAGAGGATTAACAGATGCTATGGAAACAGCTTTACAACCAGTAGATGAAAATGTTTATCGTTATTCTATGGCTGGGTTTTTATATCCTCTAAAAGCTAAAATAGTAACTGATAATTTAAATTTATTTACAGAACAAGAATTCATGTATAATATGACAAATTATTTAAATACTTGCTTATTTGATTATAATAGTTACTTATCTAGGGATGATTTAATATCAGATATTTTTAATGGTGGTAAGGAAGAAAACCTATCTAAAGTATTTGAGAGTATAAAAACTGCTGGTCTTTCACAAGGTTATTTGACTGAGTATAAAAGAGATAATATAAGATATTGGGCTACTTGTAAAATGCTGTATGATTATATTAATGGAGATTTTAATACTCTAACTAGTAAAGCTAAAGCTGATAAAAATATTAATACTAGTTTAAAATTAGCGTTTGCTGGGTCTTTTTCTAATATAAATGAAACTAAAACTCGTGCGTATTACGATGAATTTATAAATAAATGGAGCAATGGTATAACTAATGCAAATAATGTATATAAAAATAGCGTATTAATGAATGCATTAGATAAAACATATAATGCTAGAGCTAAATTATATGGCTTAAATGATGCTGGAATATTTAGCTTATCAACATCACAACTACAAGCTAAACAACAATTTTTAATTAATCATCAAATGTCACTAGACTATTTGCCAGAGTTAAAAGCCACAATTCATATAATAATCGTAGCTTTAAGTCCTTTACTTTTAGTTTTTGCTTTCTTATTTATGTCTAGGATTTATATAATGACATTTATAACTTTACATTTATGGATTGTATTGTGGTCTCCTATTATAACTATAATAAACTTTATTATAATTGATAAATTTGAGAAAGTATTACACATATTACATCAACAACATATATCACCATTTTCTTTAGATGGTTCAGCGATAATTAATGGTAAAATACTTGATTATATGAACTGGGACGGCACATTATTTTTTATAGTTCCATTACTAGCATTAGCAATAGCTACTGGTTCAGCATACGCATTTACAAGTATAGCTACATCTTTAGGACAACATTTTAATACCTCAGCTATGGCTGGAGCAAGAGCATTTACACAAATGGCTACTGCTTCATCACAAAGTATTAGAGATGGAGATAGAACTTATACTAAAGATGGCACTGGTTTATCTATGACTACTACTGATATAATTAAAGGTCAAAAGGTTGATTATACTTATAAGTATGGCAATAGTGATACTATGCAAGAAGTATTAGTTCAAGGTTCAAATTTTTCATTTAAAACTAATTCTGATGGTATGATGACAAATGGTAAATTTGATAATATAGCGTTGAATAAAAATATACAAAACGCTATTAATAGTGGAACACAAAAACAAAGTGGTTATTCTGCCGAAGTTGGAAAATCTGGTAGTGTAACACAACAAGGTTCTAGTGGGGAGAGTGTTGGTTATCAAAATAATGATATTCACAATGAAACAAACAATAAAGAAAAATCTCTTACTGATTCTAATAATAAATCTATTGATAATTCTAACACAAAAAGCAATTCAGTTACTAATAGTCATCAAAATCAACAAAAAACTGATAATACTCAAGGAATAAAACTTTCTGCTGGTGGAACAATTATGGGTAACGGCGGAACATATAACATACAAGCAATGAATACTTCATCTATGTCTGATACTATTGATATTTCAGAACAAACGAATGATTCAAGAACTGTCAAACATGGAGCAAATGTTACTAAATCAGATACAGAAAAACAAAGTGAACAAGATACAAAAGCTACTAATAAAACCGATGCAAAAATAGCTAATATAAGCACAAGTTATACTGATAATATCTCATATGGAGATAAGTTAAGTAGTAGTGATATAAATACTTATTCTAAAACACAATCTCAATCAGATAGCATATCTCAAAATACAGTTGCTTATGCAATGAACGAACAATTAATGCGTGATGGTGGTGCTAATATGAGCGTAGAGCAAAGAATTCAATATCTATCAGAAACAATGGCTAATATTGGTAATCAAAGTGCTATGAGTGATAATCAAGCTGAGCTAAGCAATGCCTTTGATAATAAGATTGATGAGGTTAAAGATAAAACAACAATGGTTAATACTCGTACGGTTCAAAAAGAAGTTGATAAAGCTAAGAAAAAAGTAGAAGAATACAAACAAGATATTAGCAATACTAACATTAAAAATATTGAGCTTAAAAATATTGATAAAAATATTGCTAAAATACCTTTAGTCCAAAATGAACACAGACAAGAAAAGCCTATAGAAGAAACTAAAGAAACTAAAAAAGAGCAAGAATATATAGAAAGAAGAGTTGTTGATGAATTTGGGCAAGAACACATTTTTTATCATCAAAAAGAAAAGAAGTAG